Within Streptomyces sp. NBC_00704, the genomic segment GCGCTGCTGGCGGCCGGCCTGCTGCCCCCGATCGCATCGTGGGCGCACGGCGACTTCCAAGGCCACATGCTCCAGCACCTGCTGATCGGCATGTACGCGCCGCTGGGGCTCGTACTGGGGGCGCCCGTCACTCTGCTGCTGCGCAACCTGCCCGCCGAACAAGGGCGGCGTCTGACCGGCCTGGTGCAGAGTCGGCCGGTGCACGTCCTGGCGAACCCGGTCACCGCGCTGCTGCTCAGCGTCGGCACGCTGGGGCTGCTGTACTTCACGCCGCTGTACAACACGATGTCGGCGAACATGGGGCTGCACTGGCTGCTGCATGCCCACTTCCTGCTCGCGGGGTGCCTGTTCGCCTACGTCATCGCCGGACCCGACCCGGCCCCGGCCCGGCCCCGTGTTCCGGTGCGGCTGGTGGTGCTGGGCGTGGCGATCGCCGCGCACGCGGTGATCTCCCAGCTCATGTACGGCGGCTTCGGCATCAACATCCACGCCCCCGTCGACCAGGTCCAGGGCGGCGCCCAGATCATGTACTACGGCGGCGACATCGCCGAACTGCTCCT encodes:
- a CDS encoding cytochrome c oxidase assembly protein codes for the protein MFVVLLAGGYVPLAGRARRRNAQAGWSRWRTGWFLAGCALLAAGLLPPIASWAHGDFQGHMLQHLLIGMYAPLGLVLGAPVTLLLRNLPAEQGRRLTGLVQSRPVHVLANPVTALLLSVGTLGLLYFTPLYNTMSANMGLHWLLHAHFLLAGCLFAYVIAGPDPAPARPRVPVRLVVLGVAIAAHAVISQLMYGGFGINIHAPVDQVQGGAQIMYYGGDIAELLLAVALVATWRPQPATRRARRPRRGAETARTAVL